TCACCGTGCCGCCGCTGCTGTGGGCCGGCAATGCCGTGGTCGGCCGCCTGGTGCGCGACCTGGTGTCGCCGCTCACGCTGAACTTCGTGCGCTGGGCGATTTCCTTCGTGCTGCTGCTGCCGCTCGCATGGCCGGTGCTGCGCGGCGCCAGCCCGATGTGGGTGCACTGGAAGCGCTACGCGGTACTGGGGCTGCTCGGCATCGGTTGCTACAACGCGTTTCAGTACCTGGCGCTGCAGACCTCCACGCCGATCAACGTCACGCTGGTGGGCTCCAGCTTGCCGCTGTGGATGCTCGCGACAGGCGCCCTCTTCTTCGGAGCCCGTGTCAGCGGGCGCGAAATCGGCGGCGCGCTGCTCTCGATGTTGGGCGTGCTGCTGGTGCTGAGCCGGGGCGAATGGCGGCAGCTGCTCGCGTTGCGCCTGGTGCCGGGCGATCTGTACATGATCCTCGGCACCATCGCCTGGGCGTTCTACAGCTGGATGCTGGTGCGCACGCGGGAGCCGCAAGCGGTGCGGCAGGACTGGGCCGCGTTCCTGATGGCGCAACTGGTATTCGGCGTCGCGTGGTCCGGCGTGTTCGCGGCCGGGGAGTGGACGCTGACCGACGCCCGCATCGTGATGGGCTGGCCCCTTTTCGCGGCCCTGGTTTTCATCGGCATCGGACCGGCCGTTCTGGCTTACCGCTGCTGGGGCAGCGGCGTCCAGCATGCGGGGCCGCAGGCGGCGAGCTTCTTCCTGAACCTTACGCCGCTGTTCGCCGCGTTGCTGTCGGCCGCCTTTTTGCGCGAACCGCCGCACTGGTACCACGGCGCGGCGTTTCTGCTGATCGCGGGCGGCATCGTGGTCTCGTCACGGCGCTGATCGGACAGCGCCCCTTTCAAGCGAACACCGCGGATCCGGCTTTGCCGGGTCGCTGGTGTTGCTTCAGGCAAGGAGCAGGAGCAGCGACACGAAGTGCGCGAAGCCTGGGGGCGAGCTCAATACGTGCCGGGGTAGGCGCCGCCGTCGGCCAGCACGTTCTGTCCGGTCATGTAGCCCGCCTGCAGGCTGCAGAGAAAGGCGCAGATGGCACCGAACTCGGCGGGCGTGCCGAAGCGCTTGGCCGGAATGTTCTTCTTGCGGGCTTCCCACACGGTGTCGAAATCCTGACCCGACTTCTGCGCCGCGCCGGCCATGGTGCCCTTCAGGCGGTCGGTGTCGAAGGAGCCGGGCAGCAGGTTGTTGATGGTCACGCCCTGCGCCGCGATGGGCGTACGTGCCACGCCCGCCACGAAGCCGGTGAGCCCGCTGCGCGCGCCGTTCGAGAGGCCGAGGATGTCGATGGGCGACTTCACCGAGCTCGAGGTGATGTTCACGATGCGCCCGAAGCCGCGCTTGGCCATGCCGTCGACCGTGGCCTTGATGAGTTCGATGGGCGTCAGCATGTTGGCGTCGACCGCCTTGATCCACGCCTCGCGGTCCCAGTTGCGGAAGTCGCCGGGCGGCGGGCCGCCGGCGTTGGTGACGACGATGTCGAACTCGTGGCCCAGTGCGAACACGGCCGCGCGGCCCGCTTCGGTGGTGATGTCCGCTGCCACGTGCTTGACGAACGGCGCGGGCGAACCGGCGGCCGCGGCGGCCAGCTTGGAAGCCGCGGCTTCGAGCGCCTCGGCGCCGCGCGCCACGATCACCACGTTGACGCCTTCGCGCACCAGCGCTTCGGCGCAGCCGTAGCCCAGTCCCTTGCTCGCGCCGCATACCAGCGCGGTCTTGCCTGCAATGCCCAAATCCATGTTGCTGCTCCTGAACTGCAGGGACGCTAGCGCCCCGTGCGTGTGAAAACGAAGATGCCCGCAATGACGAGCACCGTGCCGGCCGCGATCCACGCGGTGAACGGCTCGCCGAGTATGACCACCCCCATGAGGATGGTCGAAAGAGGCCCGATCATGCCGGTTTGCGCGGCCATGGCCGGCCCGATGCGCTCGATGGCCATCATGACCATCAGGACGGGCACCGCCGTGCACAGCGTGGCATTGAGCACCGACAGCCAGATGACTTCAGGCGCCACCTGTATCGCCACGCTCATGGGCCGCGTGAGCACGAACTGCAGGATGCACAGCACGCAGGCGACGGTGGTGGCCAGGCCCACGAGCCGAAGCGAGCCGAGGCGCTTGACGAACTCGCCGCTGTAGACGAGGTAGCCCGCATAGCTCACGGCGCTCAGGAACACGAGAAACGCGCCCCAGGCCGCCGCCCCGCCGCCCTTGCCGCCGCTGCCGATCCAGAGTTCGTGCCCGAACACGAGCAGCACGCCGGCATAGCTCACGATCATGCCCAGCACCTGCGGACGCGTCGCGCGCCGCCGGTACAGGAGCCAGCCGAACAGCAGCACCAGCGTGGGGTTGAGATAAAGAATCAGCCGCTCGAAGCTGGCCGAGATGTAGGCGAGCCCGGCAAAGTCGAGAAAGCTCGCAAGGTAATAGCCCGAGAAACCGAGCCCGATCACCCCGAGCCAGTCGCGCAAGGTGAGCGCAGGCTTGCCGCGGCCGGCCCACCACGCCATCACGGCGAACAGCGGCAGCGCGAACAACATGCGCAGCATGATCAGCGTGATGGCATCGACGCCATAGCGGTAGGCCAGCTTGACGATGATGGCCTTGCCGCTGAACGCGATGGCGCCCAGCGAAGCGAGGACGAGGCCGGACGCAATGCTCTTTGCGCCGCTCTGCGAAGGGGGGATGCCGGTCTGTACGGCGGA
The Variovorax paradoxus genome window above contains:
- a CDS encoding SDR family oxidoreductase; translation: MDLGIAGKTALVCGASKGLGYGCAEALVREGVNVVIVARGAEALEAAASKLAAAAAGSPAPFVKHVAADITTEAGRAAVFALGHEFDIVVTNAGGPPPGDFRNWDREAWIKAVDANMLTPIELIKATVDGMAKRGFGRIVNITSSSVKSPIDILGLSNGARSGLTGFVAGVARTPIAAQGVTINNLLPGSFDTDRLKGTMAGAAQKSGQDFDTVWEARKKNIPAKRFGTPAEFGAICAFLCSLQAGYMTGQNVLADGGAYPGTY
- a CDS encoding DMT family transporter, with product MQTSQRLTPSTVFLLTVPPLLWAGNAVVGRLVRDLVSPLTLNFVRWAISFVLLLPLAWPVLRGASPMWVHWKRYAVLGLLGIGCYNAFQYLALQTSTPINVTLVGSSLPLWMLATGALFFGARVSGREIGGALLSMLGVLLVLSRGEWRQLLALRLVPGDLYMILGTIAWAFYSWMLVRTREPQAVRQDWAAFLMAQLVFGVAWSGVFAAGEWTLTDARIVMGWPLFAALVFIGIGPAVLAYRCWGSGVQHAGPQAASFFLNLTPLFAALLSAAFLREPPHWYHGAAFLLIAGGIVVSSRR
- a CDS encoding DMT family transporter, with product MTKSAVQTGIPPSQSGAKSIASGLVLASLGAIAFSGKAIIVKLAYRYGVDAITLIMLRMLFALPLFAVMAWWAGRGKPALTLRDWLGVIGLGFSGYYLASFLDFAGLAYISASFERLILYLNPTLVLLFGWLLYRRRATRPQVLGMIVSYAGVLLVFGHELWIGSGGKGGGAAAWGAFLVFLSAVSYAGYLVYSGEFVKRLGSLRLVGLATTVACVLCILQFVLTRPMSVAIQVAPEVIWLSVLNATLCTAVPVLMVMMAIERIGPAMAAQTGMIGPLSTILMGVVILGEPFTAWIAAGTVLVIAGIFVFTRTGR